In Cyanobacteria bacterium FACHB-DQ100, one DNA window encodes the following:
- a CDS encoding glutathione S-transferase family protein, translating to MGMMVDGTWTTDWNERDKSGKFNRTPTKFRDRITADGKSGFQAAPDRYHLYISLACPWAHRTLILRSLKGLESAIGLSIVDAVLSDKGWYFSNNPGAIPDSVNHTEYLQEIYLKADEKYTGRITVPVLWDKEKQTIVNNESREIIRMFDTEFNEFATQEIDLYPQGLRQRIDDMIGKIYTPINNGVYRSGFATTQEAYEEAVKELFQNLDHWETVLSEQRYLCGNQLTEADVCMFTTLLRFDSVYYSHFKCNVRRIVDYPNLWNYLKDLYQHPQIKPTCNLDHIKRHYYMSQTQINPTRIVPIGPEIDFDAPHDRHRFH from the coding sequence CTGGGAATGATGGTAGACGGCACGTGGACAACCGATTGGAATGAACGCGATAAAAGCGGGAAATTCAATCGAACTCCCACAAAGTTTCGCGATCGCATCACTGCTGATGGCAAAAGCGGCTTTCAAGCTGCGCCTGATAGGTATCACCTTTATATCTCACTTGCTTGTCCTTGGGCGCATCGCACGCTAATTCTGCGATCGCTCAAAGGGCTAGAATCTGCGATTGGATTGTCGATTGTGGATGCAGTATTAAGCGATAAAGGCTGGTATTTCTCAAACAATCCTGGCGCAATTCCCGATTCTGTGAACCATACCGAATATCTGCAAGAAATCTATCTGAAAGCGGATGAAAAGTATACGGGGCGAATTACCGTTCCGGTGCTTTGGGATAAAGAGAAACAAACGATCGTGAATAACGAATCTCGCGAAATTATTCGGATGTTTGACACTGAATTTAACGAGTTCGCAACGCAAGAAATTGATCTTTATCCGCAGGGTTTACGGCAGCGAATTGATGACATGATCGGCAAGATTTATACGCCAATTAACAATGGGGTTTATCGATCGGGATTTGCCACTACTCAAGAAGCTTATGAAGAAGCAGTTAAAGAGCTTTTTCAGAATCTAGATCATTGGGAAACGGTGTTATCAGAGCAGCGATATTTATGCGGCAATCAACTTACAGAAGCGGATGTTTGTATGTTTACAACGCTGCTGCGTTTTGATTCGGTGTATTACAGCCATTTCAAGTGTAATGTGCGTCGAATTGTTGATTATCCGAATCTGTGGAACTACCTGAAAGATCTCTATCAGCATCCGCAGATTAAGCCAACCTGCAATCTCGACCATATTAAGCGGCACTACTACATGAGCCAAACGCAGATCAATCCGACTCGGATTGTGCCGATCGGCCCTGAGATTGATTTCGACGCGCCACACGATCGTCACCGCTTTCACTAA